From the Triticum dicoccoides isolate Atlit2015 ecotype Zavitan unplaced genomic scaffold, WEW_v2.0 scaffold61505, whole genome shotgun sequence genome, one window contains:
- the LOC119347247 gene encoding protein FAR1-RELATED SEQUENCE 1-like — MHTLPVLETCWGIEIHGRDVYTHNIFVAFQREVVAARDRHHVKTIEQVGDVRTMSIADLSGRIRVVCYNTSTKAAQCTCRMFESLGILCSHIIVVLKNDGCNEIPSQYVLHRWSKMAARHLSYDANGHELEGSSTSLSPTIKKLYSETCSMFSSALHTAKHCEDKMKYFHKVISDALAHLRQTVPLDEQNKVQGFESFIGTTFPSIINIHPPEVANTRGSGKRLKRGSEEAMNKRKGGNSVQKGPRSVDCSIYQHTQPMGADIIHLALIKS; from the exons ATGCATACCTTGCCAGTACTTGAAACTTGTTGGGGAATTGAGATTCATGGCAGAGATGTGTACACTCACAACATTTTTGTTGCTTTCCAACGTGAGGTGGTGGCTGCTAGGGATCGTCATCATGTAAAAACTATTGAGCAGGTTGGCGATGTCCGAACCATGAGCATTGCTGACCTTAGCGGCAGGATAAGAGTAGTCTGCTACAACACTAGTACGAAGGCTGCACAATGTACTTGCCGAATGTTTGAATCATTGGGCATCTTGTGCTCTCACATCATTGTTGTTCTAAAGAATGATGGATGTAATGAAATTCCTAGCCAATATGTGTTGCATAGGTGGTCTAAAATGGCTGCACGACATCTTTCTTATGATGCTAATGGACATGAGCTAGAAGGGTCATCTACATCTCTTTCACCTACCATCAAGAAATTGTACTCAGAAACATGCTCGATGTTCAGCTCGGCATTGCATACAGCTAAGCATTGTGAGGACAAGATGAAATACTTTCACAAAGTTATTTCTGATGCTCTTGCGCACTTGAGGCAGACGGTGCCTCTTGACGAGCAAAATAAAGTTCAAGGGTTTGAATCCTTCATTGGAACGACATTCCCAAGCATCATCAATATTCATCCACCGGAGGTTGCAAACACAAGGGGCAGTGGTAAGAGATTGAAGAGGGGTTCAGAGGAGGCCATGAACAAAAGGAAAGG AGGAAATAGTGTCCAGAAAGGTCCAAGGTCTGTAGATTGTTCTATTTATCAG CACACCCAGCCCATGGGAGCGGATATCATTCATTTGGCGCTAATTAAATCATGA